One uncultured Acidilobus sp. JCHS genomic window carries:
- a CDS encoding Deoxyinosine 3'endonuclease (endonuclease V), whose product MRTGAPPEVCRGVREAFSYERAVRAQNALRLKVTLRWPGDDVLSRAIMALDASYWGPRESYGVAVAAAFTPEGEPLACYESRGPVCVPYVPGLLAFREMQLMAPAAIALMTRYRVGLTLVDGHGIAHPRRFGIASHVGVALGVPSIGVAKRLLYGRLEQCDLGLCITSDEGVLGVAIETSRGMIYVSPGNLVDVRKSLELVRPMLRSGLALPYPLGVADRLSKLERSRLTTTRPNSVTVHSCDDKLKEVVKRL is encoded by the coding sequence TTGAGGACAGGGGCTCCCCCTGAGGTCTGCAGGGGCGTAAGGGAGGCGTTCTCGTACGAGAGGGCCGTCAGGGCCCAGAACGCCCTGAGGCTTAAGGTAACCCTGAGGTGGCCTGGCGACGACGTCCTGAGCAGGGCTATCATGGCGCTCGACGCGTCCTACTGGGGCCCACGGGAGTCCTACGGGGTAGCCGTCGCCGCGGCCTTCACGCCTGAAGGCGAGCCGTTAGCGTGTTACGAGTCCAGGGGGCCCGTCTGCGTGCCCTACGTGCCCGGGCTTCTGGCCTTCAGGGAGATGCAGCTGATGGCGCCTGCCGCGATTGCCTTGATGACTAGGTATAGGGTAGGGCTTACCCTGGTTGACGGCCACGGTATAGCGCACCCAAGGCGTTTCGGCATAGCCTCCCACGTGGGGGTGGCGCTGGGGGTTCCGTCCATTGGGGTGGCTAAGAGGTTGCTCTACGGAAGGCTTGAGCAGTGCGACCTGGGCCTCTGCATAACCTCTGATGAGGGCGTCCTGGGCGTGGCCATAGAGACCTCCAGGGGCATGATATATGTGAGCCCTGGCAACCTGGTTGACGTGAGGAAGTCCCTGGAGCTCGTGAGGCCGATGTTAAGGTCGGGTCTCGCCCTTCCCTACCCCCTAGGCGTGGCCGACAGGCTTAGCAAGCTTGAGAGGAGCAGGTTAACTACGACGAGGCCTAACTCGGTTACCGTTCACAGCTGCGACGATAAGCTGAAGGAGGTCGTTAAGCGGCTTTAA
- a CDS encoding proteasome endopeptidase complex, archaeal, beta subunit, which yields MAYQIEQGTAVGLRAKDGVVLATDKRMAYGSFVMSRNAKKVFLLNNRVGIAMSGLYADVGAIVRFLSAESKYYELTSERPMSLYSIAKLLSSILYSYKVLPFLIEAVVGGIDRDGQPKVFTLDSLGSVSEDKYMAVGSGATTALGLLESQYRDDMSLAEAEELAVSALRVSMERDASTGDGIDVLTISVAGEAKERSLRLRVVEDRGSP from the coding sequence GTGGCCTACCAGATAGAGCAGGGGACGGCCGTCGGCTTAAGGGCCAAGGACGGCGTAGTGCTAGCTACAGATAAGAGGATGGCCTACGGGTCCTTCGTCATGAGCAGGAACGCCAAGAAGGTCTTCCTCCTGAACAACAGGGTCGGCATAGCGATGAGCGGCCTCTACGCTGACGTAGGCGCCATAGTGAGGTTCCTAAGCGCTGAGAGCAAGTACTACGAGCTGACCAGCGAGAGGCCTATGAGCCTCTACTCGATAGCTAAGCTCCTCTCGTCAATACTTTACTCCTACAAGGTGCTGCCCTTCCTGATAGAGGCAGTGGTAGGAGGCATTGACAGGGACGGCCAGCCTAAGGTGTTCACCCTCGACTCGCTGGGCTCCGTGTCGGAGGACAAGTACATGGCTGTTGGCTCAGGCGCCACGACAGCGTTAGGGCTGCTGGAGAGCCAGTACAGGGACGACATGAGCCTGGCGGAGGCCGAGGAGCTGGCCGTGAGCGCTTTAAGGGTCTCGATGGAGCGCGACGCCTCGACTGGCGACGGCATAGACGTCCTCACCATAAGCGTCGCCGGCGAGGCTAAGGAGAGGAGCCTAAGGCTGAGGGTTGTTGAGGACAGGGGCTCCCCCTGA
- a CDS encoding ATPases of the AAA+ class: protein MSGSPVQMLESLARKKIEEGLQAEKNKDYATAADKYKRALEALDDIIRNYPDHPLIGLYRRMYNDVKSRLKYVEVKGAQAVSLGDDVVKVDIKGEAEQGPDELPEFVLKEKPKVTFNDIAGLEEAKRAIKEAIIYPITEPELFPLGWPRGILLYGPPGTGKTMLAAAVANEVSGEFLYADAASIMSKWLGEGEKNVKRLFEYSRSRARSGTPVIIFIDEVDALFGVHSNEVGGEVRVRNQFLKEMDGLQDKNERLHVYVIAATNKPWALDEPFIRRFQKRIYVPLPDLEARRQLLQMLISRLPSGAKVDLDELARRLEGYSGSDIKDLVQDAYMRVVREHFEQKGGLRPVTMEDFEYALSRRKPSVDERMLRAYEEWSEKFKAV, encoded by the coding sequence TTGTCAGGGAGCCCTGTGCAGATGCTAGAGAGCCTTGCCAGAAAGAAGATAGAGGAAGGGCTTCAGGCAGAGAAGAACAAGGACTACGCCACGGCCGCGGACAAGTACAAGAGGGCGCTGGAGGCCCTTGATGACATTATCAGGAACTACCCAGATCACCCGCTCATAGGCCTTTACAGGCGGATGTATAATGACGTAAAGTCCAGGCTCAAGTACGTTGAGGTCAAGGGGGCTCAGGCCGTATCCTTGGGAGATGACGTGGTAAAAGTTGACATAAAGGGGGAGGCCGAACAGGGGCCTGACGAGCTGCCTGAGTTTGTGCTCAAGGAGAAGCCGAAGGTCACGTTCAACGACATAGCTGGGCTTGAGGAAGCTAAGAGGGCCATAAAGGAGGCGATAATCTACCCTATAACTGAGCCTGAGCTCTTCCCCCTCGGCTGGCCGAGGGGGATCCTCCTTTATGGCCCCCCAGGCACTGGCAAGACCATGTTGGCCGCGGCCGTGGCCAACGAGGTGTCAGGGGAGTTCCTTTACGCTGACGCGGCCAGCATCATGAGCAAGTGGCTAGGGGAGGGCGAGAAGAACGTTAAGAGGCTGTTCGAGTACTCCAGGTCAAGGGCCAGGTCAGGGACCCCTGTGATAATATTCATAGACGAGGTTGACGCCCTCTTCGGCGTCCACTCTAACGAGGTAGGCGGCGAGGTCAGGGTAAGGAACCAGTTCCTTAAGGAGATGGACGGGCTTCAGGACAAGAACGAGAGGCTCCACGTGTACGTTATAGCGGCCACTAACAAGCCCTGGGCCCTTGACGAGCCTTTCATCAGGAGGTTCCAGAAGAGGATTTACGTGCCCCTGCCTGACCTAGAGGCCAGGAGGCAGCTCCTGCAGATGCTTATCTCGAGGCTGCCGAGCGGGGCGAAAGTGGACCTGGACGAGCTGGCCAGGAGACTTGAGGGCTACAGCGGCAGCGACATAAAGGACCTAGTCCAGGACGCCTATATGAGGGTCGTTAGGGAGCACTTCGAGCAGAAGGGTGGCCTGAGGCCGGTAACCATGGAGGACTTCGAGTACGCCCTGAGCCGCAGGAAGCCAAGCGTTGACGAGAGGATGCTCAGGGCCTATGAGGAGTGGAGCGAGAAGTTCAAGGCCGTTTAG
- a CDS encoding putative archaeal methyltransferase, whose product MALQVFGFSACECVVLAPWESEALLNASPGSVVTVNAGKDSVRVAKRGHEVVVELGGRAYSVEAEVLQRHTRRRSYLAVERSAAYEVEVRTPFAYYKLVPVEGSRAPTLEINGIHMHRVEGTTPIEDARSKVRALSIRPGSEVLEVGTGLGYTTAAALEAGAAHVTSIEVDENVLWVAERNPWSRHLASDKVTILLGDAVMVVKELSGPFDYVVHDPPRFTSSTGPLYGREFYAELFRLLRPGGRLFHYTGEPGRARGRSLWADVARRLREVGFDEIRYVKEALGIVARRPKRP is encoded by the coding sequence ATGGCCCTCCAGGTCTTCGGCTTCTCGGCCTGCGAGTGTGTAGTACTAGCCCCCTGGGAGTCAGAGGCCTTACTTAACGCGTCGCCAGGGAGCGTGGTCACGGTTAATGCGGGTAAGGACTCCGTCAGGGTAGCCAAGAGGGGTCACGAGGTAGTTGTCGAGCTGGGGGGTAGGGCCTATAGCGTTGAGGCGGAGGTCCTTCAGAGGCACACGCGTAGGAGATCGTATCTGGCGGTCGAGCGGTCAGCGGCCTATGAAGTCGAGGTGAGGACGCCCTTCGCTTACTACAAGCTAGTGCCCGTGGAGGGAAGCCGCGCTCCAACACTCGAAATCAACGGCATACACATGCACAGGGTGGAGGGAACAACGCCAATTGAGGACGCCAGGTCTAAGGTCAGGGCCCTCTCAATAAGGCCAGGGTCCGAGGTCCTCGAGGTTGGCACCGGTCTAGGCTATACGACAGCCGCCGCCCTGGAGGCGGGCGCTGCCCACGTGACTTCAATAGAGGTCGACGAGAACGTTCTCTGGGTGGCCGAGAGGAACCCCTGGAGCCGTCATCTGGCCTCAGATAAGGTGACGATCCTGTTAGGCGACGCCGTTATGGTCGTCAAGGAGCTTTCGGGGCCCTTCGACTATGTAGTTCATGACCCGCCGAGGTTCACGTCATCGACGGGGCCCCTGTACGGCAGGGAGTTCTACGCGGAGCTCTTCAGGCTGCTGAGGCCGGGCGGCAGGCTCTTCCACTACACTGGCGAGCCGGGCAGGGCCAGGGGTAGGAGCCTCTGGGCCGACGTAGCGAGAAGGCTTAGGGAAGTGGGCTTCGATGAAATAAGGTACGTTAAGGAGGCCCTAGGGATTGTAGCCCGCAGGCCTAAACGGCCTTGA
- a CDS encoding putative ATPase — MMSPCKGERELGWIVGESTPRSSQVLFKGDREVPQAGTYVVAETPAGCVFGMIETVTAGNRLLSEDVTSPDSVDALVRTLNENPLVSPSYVRGSIRWLSYQDHLVKGLVVLPKVPPRPGTIVYSASTDLLKSVFGSNESRGWIELGSLINNEEVRYNINVNRLMRHLAILAVTGGGKSNTVCVLAREIVQRLRGTVVIFDMHGEYSNIELGGQLVNVLRPAMNPVNMALEELMELAKVPESAVRQERAIRQAWALVHEGYSEGKIKFTADYTLVDALIDTLEKLIEKGAVDEEGGRGALNRLMDVKDKYADVLDHGVPLDLTKVVVPGRLNVFDLSGVDEEAADAIVSHYLRRILSERKKLKRREESGVGRLPPIIVVIEEAHILIPARDHKLTKYWASRVAREGRKFGVGLVIVSQRPRNVDPDVLSQTNNKIILRIVEPQDIRYVQEASEELSEDLAALLPSLNPGEAVVIGSMVKLPAIVKVDICKEKSRGGDIDVISEWEALVKGEARRAEEVERSLEELL; from the coding sequence ATGATGTCCCCGTGCAAGGGCGAAAGGGAGCTGGGCTGGATAGTAGGAGAGAGCACGCCCAGGTCGAGTCAGGTTCTCTTCAAGGGGGATCGCGAGGTCCCTCAGGCAGGCACTTACGTCGTTGCTGAGACCCCCGCGGGCTGCGTCTTCGGTATGATAGAGACCGTGACGGCAGGTAACAGGCTCCTTTCAGAGGACGTCACGAGCCCCGACTCTGTGGACGCCCTGGTCAGGACCCTGAACGAGAACCCGCTGGTGTCCCCAAGCTACGTAAGGGGCTCCATAAGGTGGCTCAGCTACCAGGACCACCTGGTGAAGGGCCTTGTAGTTCTTCCCAAGGTCCCTCCAAGGCCAGGCACCATTGTTTACTCGGCGTCAACAGACCTCTTGAAGAGCGTGTTTGGCTCAAACGAGAGCAGGGGGTGGATAGAGCTAGGGAGCCTTATCAACAACGAGGAGGTCAGGTACAACATAAATGTCAACAGGCTGATGAGGCACCTGGCGATACTCGCAGTCACAGGCGGCGGCAAGAGCAACACGGTCTGCGTCCTAGCCCGTGAGATCGTTCAGAGGTTAAGGGGCACAGTAGTCATATTCGACATGCATGGGGAGTACTCAAACATTGAACTTGGCGGTCAGCTGGTTAACGTGCTTAGGCCTGCCATGAACCCCGTAAACATGGCCCTTGAGGAGCTGATGGAGCTGGCCAAGGTCCCCGAGAGCGCCGTGAGACAGGAAAGGGCGATCCGCCAGGCGTGGGCACTTGTCCATGAGGGGTACTCGGAGGGAAAGATCAAGTTCACAGCGGATTACACGCTAGTCGACGCCCTGATAGATACGCTCGAGAAGCTCATAGAGAAAGGCGCTGTTGATGAGGAGGGAGGCAGGGGAGCCCTCAACAGGCTCATGGACGTAAAGGACAAGTACGCTGATGTACTTGACCACGGCGTCCCACTTGACCTGACCAAGGTAGTGGTGCCGGGCAGGCTCAACGTGTTCGACCTAAGCGGGGTCGATGAGGAGGCAGCCGACGCCATAGTGAGCCACTACTTAAGGAGGATACTGAGCGAGAGGAAGAAGCTGAAGAGGAGGGAGGAGTCGGGGGTCGGCCGCCTGCCCCCCATAATCGTTGTCATCGAGGAGGCCCACATCCTGATACCGGCAAGGGACCACAAATTGACTAAGTACTGGGCCTCAAGGGTTGCAAGGGAGGGCAGGAAGTTCGGGGTAGGGCTCGTTATAGTGAGCCAGAGGCCCAGGAACGTCGACCCTGACGTCCTAAGTCAGACCAACAACAAGATCATACTCAGGATCGTTGAACCCCAGGACATTAGGTACGTCCAGGAGGCTAGCGAGGAGCTTAGCGAGGACCTGGCGGCCCTCCTGCCGAGCCTGAACCCAGGCGAAGCTGTCGTAATAGGGAGCATGGTCAAGCTCCCCGCCATAGTCAAGGTTGACATATGTAAGGAGAAGAGCAGGGGAGGCGACATAGACGTGATCAGCGAGTGGGAGGCACTTGTCAAGGGAGAGGCCAGAAGGGCGGAGGAGGTAGAGAGGAGCCTAGAGGAGCTGCTCTGA
- a CDS encoding NurA domain gives MSLVPYALESRDLIRRILDDTKAEGRCDLSWHRLEAAEGVVSQYSAEDGGLNVRRLRTYTMVAVKAWGARFGGGGVPQATSPKGFVGLILPQDFKASKRLSLYREILEAEAAGDVAPTNGIALFDGRPPIRWGSVGARVTWDEALEFVGRVLTKNKDIAERLTGTACESSDPECVAKAIEDSRLRPFSASLLLRLAYEGRLDEVAREAREDGLKNSWILALESLERLMVIKRTIERIWAQGSTPVFVVKTSRSTSFCNSTLPDIHIIEDILRSRGDIEPGFTARLFRNVNEYFGLKKTGGPRLYPAVNGVSDFYQGKVAVLSTFVRLRRGGFIFKVEALYRKDLVESADEVKLAGSLLSRLATLPLSGEGYPLALMIADSNARISEPEMDGVLRALGADLVPESRSVLRV, from the coding sequence TTGAGCTTAGTCCCCTATGCGCTGGAGTCTCGTGACCTCATAAGGAGGATCCTAGACGACACGAAGGCCGAGGGGAGGTGTGATCTCTCCTGGCACCGCCTTGAGGCAGCCGAAGGCGTCGTTTCGCAGTACTCGGCTGAGGACGGAGGCCTTAACGTAAGGCGGCTGAGGACGTACACTATGGTAGCTGTTAAGGCCTGGGGGGCCAGGTTCGGAGGGGGAGGGGTCCCTCAGGCCACGAGCCCTAAGGGCTTCGTAGGGCTAATCCTTCCTCAGGACTTCAAGGCGTCAAAGAGGCTCAGCCTCTACAGGGAGATCCTCGAGGCCGAGGCCGCAGGGGACGTGGCGCCCACGAACGGCATAGCGCTCTTTGACGGAAGGCCGCCAATAAGGTGGGGAAGCGTCGGCGCGAGGGTCACATGGGATGAAGCGCTGGAGTTCGTGGGCAGGGTGCTAACTAAGAACAAGGACATAGCTGAAAGGCTTACGGGAACCGCGTGCGAGTCGTCTGACCCTGAGTGCGTAGCCAAGGCTATAGAGGACTCCAGGCTCAGGCCCTTCTCAGCGAGCCTGCTCCTCAGGCTGGCCTATGAGGGCCGCCTTGATGAGGTGGCCCGCGAGGCCAGGGAGGACGGGCTGAAGAACTCATGGATACTCGCGCTAGAGAGCCTGGAGAGGCTAATGGTCATCAAGAGGACAATAGAGCGCATCTGGGCCCAGGGTTCGACGCCGGTCTTCGTAGTCAAGACCAGCAGGTCAACGTCGTTCTGCAACTCAACGCTCCCGGACATACACATAATCGAGGACATCTTGAGGTCCAGGGGTGACATAGAGCCAGGCTTCACGGCCAGACTGTTTAGGAACGTGAACGAGTACTTCGGCCTTAAGAAGACCGGAGGCCCAAGGCTGTACCCCGCTGTCAACGGCGTCAGCGATTTCTACCAGGGCAAGGTCGCTGTCCTGAGCACTTTCGTCAGGCTGAGGAGGGGCGGCTTCATCTTTAAGGTGGAGGCCCTTTACAGGAAGGACCTCGTGGAGTCCGCTGACGAGGTCAAGCTGGCGGGCTCCCTTCTCTCCAGGCTAGCCACGTTACCCTTATCTGGTGAGGGCTACCCCCTGGCGCTGATGATAGCTGACAGCAACGCAAGGATATCAGAGCCTGAGATGGACGGCGTTCTGAGGGCCCTGGGGGCCGACCTGGTGCCCGAGAGCAGGTCTGTGCTTAGGGTGTGA
- a CDS encoding ATPase involved in DNA repair produces the protein MTYIIRSVEMRNFLSHESTKLRLPLGSLALVGENGAGKTSVFEAIYYALTGSGWRGKASDLIQLGKQRAEVILELEDPATGSKATARVFIERRGSTATTAYRLTVNGKVVATTATTYREEMAKLLGLHGVTDYKSFIGSAVIIRQGGLAEIASILSSDEGKRLKELVESAIGIPQLEKALEAVRSHTIRVQRSDGSLIMAFDVGPRRRAEVLKAIQAAREVKRAKLQEYHDLEAKLKEAEERLSSLTAELDKVTRASDEACKASSVLEALRQQLREGERSLGEEQARLSRLQGELNDVMQQLASLQPLVPLASLAPLVDELTSLDNRISLLSERARELKPIADAYLELNANRGVHEEYEALRSRLEELREARRKASDELKVIEGQLAQAELLSKSIEQAEQEARAAVGVGQDCDIRCLEEKLRGLESELTEVRARAQELRAQAEAQEARLRELDEVVRLLRRGGREARCPVCGSPLSQERAESLALHYSEEASRLRASAEAARSQAEDLFRRLEDIESRVSRARAAISTASQIMSSLQGLSALSSRLPELKRSVEALNREAEEVERRLKELEQANASYLAALARLEASGLRSPEAAQGVIDELKRVEGELEASKARRAQVERELINRASAKDLAEALAKVKTAVEAAARARVLEGTALSLRSQVSEAGTRVDELRRRVEALRSQVSALEPKARECDELRRRQEGIRTQRDQALKEVAALRSRIEQAKADAERAGEDEEALSRALDELDAALGAMAVVERLEKALYRRALISLENEMNDVFRLFGLDYARVEVRESEDAFYFRVVDRQGVERPVSTLSGGEQIVLSLAYVLALNRIMQSKVGFLLLDEPTDMLDDARRRALVDIIGRVTEEGGVPQLIMITHHTEVVDKVDKVCTVEKDQRGLSKVSCEEGEAA, from the coding sequence GTGACCTACATCATAAGGTCCGTGGAGATGCGTAACTTCCTCAGCCATGAGAGCACTAAGCTTAGGCTTCCGCTTGGCAGCCTGGCCTTAGTCGGCGAGAACGGGGCCGGGAAGACCAGCGTCTTTGAGGCCATATATTATGCGCTGACCGGGTCAGGCTGGAGAGGAAAGGCGTCAGACCTGATACAGCTTGGCAAGCAGAGGGCCGAGGTTATTCTTGAGCTCGAGGACCCCGCCACTGGCTCAAAGGCCACCGCAAGGGTCTTCATAGAGAGGCGCGGGAGCACTGCTACAACAGCTTACAGGCTGACCGTTAACGGCAAGGTAGTAGCGACCACGGCAACGACCTACAGGGAGGAGATGGCTAAGCTCCTCGGGCTTCACGGGGTAACTGATTACAAGAGCTTCATAGGCTCCGCGGTGATAATAAGGCAGGGCGGCCTGGCCGAGATAGCCTCTATACTTTCCTCGGATGAGGGCAAGAGGCTCAAGGAGCTCGTTGAGAGCGCTATCGGGATCCCTCAGCTCGAGAAGGCCCTCGAGGCGGTGAGGTCCCACACGATAAGGGTCCAGAGGAGCGACGGAAGCCTCATCATGGCCTTTGACGTGGGCCCTAGGAGAAGGGCTGAGGTGCTTAAGGCCATACAGGCCGCAAGGGAGGTCAAGAGGGCCAAGCTGCAGGAGTACCACGACCTTGAGGCCAAGCTCAAGGAGGCTGAGGAGAGGCTTTCCTCGTTGACAGCAGAGCTCGACAAGGTGACGAGGGCCTCTGACGAGGCGTGCAAGGCCTCATCGGTGCTTGAGGCGTTGAGGCAGCAGCTGAGAGAGGGCGAGAGGTCGCTTGGTGAGGAGCAGGCGAGGCTGTCCAGGCTACAGGGCGAACTTAATGACGTTATGCAGCAGCTGGCGTCACTTCAGCCCCTGGTCCCCCTTGCCTCGCTGGCGCCGTTAGTTGACGAGCTCACCTCGCTTGATAACAGGATTTCATTGCTGAGCGAGAGGGCAAGGGAACTGAAGCCCATCGCCGACGCATACCTGGAGCTCAATGCTAACAGAGGGGTTCACGAGGAGTATGAGGCGCTGAGGTCAAGGCTTGAGGAGCTGAGGGAAGCCAGGCGGAAGGCCTCTGACGAGCTTAAGGTCATAGAGGGTCAGCTGGCCCAGGCGGAGCTCCTCTCGAAGTCCATAGAGCAGGCGGAGCAGGAGGCAAGGGCCGCGGTAGGGGTAGGCCAGGATTGCGACATTAGGTGCCTAGAGGAGAAGCTCAGGGGGCTTGAAAGCGAGCTGACGGAGGTCAGGGCCAGGGCCCAGGAGCTGAGGGCCCAGGCAGAGGCGCAGGAGGCCAGGCTCAGGGAGCTCGACGAGGTCGTCAGGCTTCTGAGGAGGGGCGGGAGGGAGGCCAGGTGCCCTGTGTGTGGGTCGCCTCTGTCGCAGGAGAGGGCTGAGTCGTTAGCGCTTCACTACTCAGAGGAGGCGTCCAGGCTGAGGGCCAGCGCTGAGGCCGCGAGGTCGCAGGCAGAGGACCTCTTCAGGAGGCTTGAAGACATTGAGTCCAGGGTCAGCAGGGCCAGGGCAGCGATATCTACGGCGTCCCAAATAATGTCATCACTGCAGGGCCTCTCTGCGCTGAGCTCAAGGCTACCTGAGCTCAAGAGGTCCGTTGAGGCGCTCAACAGGGAGGCTGAGGAGGTTGAGCGTAGGCTGAAGGAGCTTGAGCAGGCCAACGCCTCATACCTTGCGGCCTTAGCCAGGCTTGAGGCGAGCGGGCTCAGGTCGCCCGAGGCTGCCCAGGGGGTAATAGATGAGCTAAAGCGCGTCGAAGGGGAGCTTGAGGCCAGTAAGGCCAGGAGGGCCCAGGTAGAGCGTGAGCTGATCAACAGGGCTTCAGCTAAGGACCTAGCAGAGGCCCTCGCCAAGGTCAAGACGGCAGTGGAGGCCGCTGCCAGGGCAAGGGTCCTTGAGGGCACCGCGCTTTCGCTTAGGTCACAGGTCTCAGAGGCTGGGACCAGGGTCGACGAGCTGAGGCGCAGGGTAGAGGCGTTAAGGTCTCAGGTAAGTGCGCTTGAGCCTAAGGCCAGGGAGTGCGACGAGCTGAGGCGCAGGCAGGAAGGCATAAGGACGCAGAGGGACCAAGCGCTGAAGGAGGTCGCGGCTCTCAGGTCGAGGATTGAGCAGGCAAAGGCTGACGCCGAGAGGGCCGGCGAAGACGAGGAGGCCCTCAGCAGGGCGCTGGACGAGCTTGACGCCGCGCTTGGCGCTATGGCCGTCGTGGAGAGGCTTGAGAAGGCCCTTTACAGGAGGGCCCTCATAAGCCTTGAGAACGAGATGAATGACGTGTTCAGGCTATTTGGACTTGATTACGCCAGGGTGGAGGTGCGGGAGTCTGAGGACGCTTTCTACTTCAGGGTCGTGGACAGGCAGGGCGTCGAGAGGCCCGTCTCAACGCTCAGCGGAGGGGAGCAGATAGTGCTCTCCTTGGCCTACGTCCTGGCCCTGAACAGGATCATGCAGTCAAAGGTAGGGTTCCTCCTGCTTGACGAGCCTACCGACATGCTTGACGACGCCAGGAGGAGGGCCCTGGTGGACATAATAGGCAGGGTGACCGAGGAGGGCGGCGTGCCGCAGCTGATAATGATCACGCACCACACGGAGGTCGTTGACAAGGTTGACAAGGTCTGCACGGTGGAGAAGGACCAGAGGGGGCTGTCGAAGGTCAGCTGTGAGGAGGGTGAGGCGGCTTGA
- a CDS encoding DNA repair exonuclease: MADVHLGARKYGERAFYDDIFQAFEESIEEIVKDRVRALVIAGDLFDSPHPDNATLAFALRKLRELTSRGVKVIAARGEHDTPGRREPSPLDVLAEALEGFHAPQPPPGLKLTSAAECLKAIERMTIIDGKLAFMVYPFFKVSVNERRDIFRALAPCYERRAEELRSLGLSVIFTGHFSLDPVFTYDAIASLTELPKARYVALGHVHDRCVRCVVPPGRPDLWYAYTGSLYPLDVSEAERDHKRGPLIVDLSGDEPVVQEVSIAVRRHVVLDAEVRDPKDVDRVIRAAVGKVARAPNEKEPLVHLRLKVGVKVPSSVVELSASRVSGERGLIIIPHITRVSDEKAGAKALPERGPEPLDPLDVIKAEVGLDELTSKAILDLIVAASEGNEEAIEKALERLASWPKSLESLRRLAAQ; this comes from the coding sequence ATGGCCGACGTTCACTTAGGCGCCAGGAAGTACGGCGAGAGGGCCTTCTATGATGACATATTCCAGGCCTTTGAGGAGTCCATCGAGGAGATAGTCAAGGACAGGGTCAGAGCTCTTGTGATAGCCGGCGACCTGTTCGACTCTCCGCACCCAGATAACGCCACCTTGGCCTTCGCGCTGAGGAAGCTGAGGGAGTTAACGTCAAGAGGCGTCAAGGTCATAGCTGCGAGGGGGGAGCACGATACCCCGGGCAGAAGAGAGCCTTCACCCCTTGACGTTTTAGCCGAGGCCCTGGAGGGCTTCCACGCGCCTCAGCCCCCTCCAGGCCTCAAGCTTACCTCTGCGGCCGAGTGCCTGAAGGCAATAGAGAGGATGACGATAATTGATGGCAAGCTTGCCTTCATGGTCTACCCCTTCTTCAAGGTCAGCGTTAACGAGCGTAGGGACATCTTTAGGGCGTTAGCGCCCTGTTATGAGAGGAGAGCTGAGGAGCTCAGGTCGCTGGGCCTCAGCGTGATCTTCACGGGACACTTCTCTCTTGACCCAGTGTTCACGTATGACGCCATAGCCTCTCTGACGGAGCTGCCTAAGGCGCGTTACGTAGCGCTAGGCCACGTACATGACAGGTGCGTCAGGTGTGTTGTGCCCCCTGGCAGGCCAGACCTGTGGTACGCTTACACGGGCTCCCTCTACCCCCTTGACGTCTCCGAGGCGGAGAGGGACCACAAGAGAGGCCCGCTCATAGTGGACCTGAGCGGTGACGAGCCGGTAGTCCAAGAGGTAAGCATCGCCGTGAGGAGGCACGTGGTGCTTGACGCCGAGGTCAGGGACCCAAAGGACGTTGACAGGGTGATCAGGGCAGCTGTAGGCAAGGTCGCGAGGGCCCCTAACGAGAAGGAGCCGCTCGTTCACCTCAGGCTTAAGGTTGGGGTCAAGGTGCCCTCAAGCGTGGTTGAGCTCTCCGCCTCAAGGGTCTCCGGCGAGAGGGGCCTGATAATAATACCGCACATAACGAGGGTGAGCGATGAGAAGGCGGGGGCCAAGGCCCTGCCGGAGCGCGGCCCTGAGCCCCTTGACCCTCTCGACGTGATTAAGGCTGAGGTTGGGCTCGATGAACTCACGTCTAAGGCGATACTTGACCTTATAGTCGCCGCCTCGGAGGGGAATGAGGAGGCCATTGAGAAGGCGCTCGAAAGGCTGGCCTCCTGGCCTAAGTCATTGGAGTCGCTTAGGAGGCTGGCGGCCCAGTGA